One genomic window of Punica granatum isolate Tunisia-2019 chromosome 1, ASM765513v2, whole genome shotgun sequence includes the following:
- the LOC116190211 gene encoding uncharacterized protein LOC116190211, producing the protein MPEQPVPSVYVVYYHATHLDPKNLKDDSLYTIHAFPVTHPPYEPLPQEPVLTLRPRDLPFLMGFACIGSSIYMIGGRWDWPSPRRDPSLDVYILDTRLLPPPTSHPIENPLHYLRKGPSLRAPKIDPTVISLLGKVYVLPNSFDPSSSDKDEPRAEVLDPCSNEWVSLPEPKLDPCDDLEPSAYKVRSCNSIGSCIVLTLFCDLVYELDCNHPCEGWKKSSRFAWLPELQQTSGSDVVDGLWYPWFPFPSHLKKGACLVACDLAQRKEDQPPEVILVCHTRSGKIGSKIYSGHRRVVDIGCGQAVIFSCGFSKCTDLMAHGYGKLRFTFDVVRLEKKTSADERKRKHRGDPKARFINCVLLRSFSCVIEEVGPGGDLCGCFLVHRPPSFL; encoded by the exons ATGCCTGAGCAGCCTGTCCCATCGGTATATGTGGTCTACTACCACGCTACTCACCTTGACCCCAAAAACCTCAAGGACGATTCACTCTACACAATCCATGCTTTCCCTGTTACCCATCCTCCTTATGAGCCCTTGCCACAAGAGCCCGTTCTCACTCTCCGGCCCCGTGATCTCCCATTTCTAATGGGTTTTGCATGCATTGGCTCCTCAATCTACATGATCGGAGGCAGGTGGGATTGGCCTTCCCCAAGAAGAGATCCCTCTCTTGACGTTTATATCCTCGACACACGCCTTCTCCCCCCACCCACCTCACATCCCATAGAGAACCCCCTACACTATCTGCGGAAGGGGCCTAGTCTGAGAGCCCCCAAAATTGACCCCACTGTCATCTCTCTCCTTGGGAAGGTGTACGTCCTCCCAAATTCTTTCgatccttcttcttctgatAAGGACGAACCACGGGCTGAAGTTCTCGACCCATGCTCCAATGAGTGGGTGTCCCTTCCTGAACCAAAACTCGATCCTTGTGATGACCTTGAACCGAGCGCTTACAAAGTGCGATCTTGCAATTCTATCGGATCTTGCATTGTATTGACGCTGTTCTGCGATCTGGTCTACGAGCTGGATTGCAACCATCCGTGTGAAGGATGGAAGAAGAGCTCCAGGTTTGCCTGGTTGCCGGAGCTTCAGCAAACTAGTGGGTCCGATGTTGTGGATGGTCTGTGGTATCCTTGGTTTCCGTTCCCATCTCACCTCAAAAAAGGGGCCTGTCTCGTGGCCTGCGATCTTGCTCAGAGGAAGGAGGATCAACCACCGGAAGTCATCCTGGTTTGCCATACAAGATCCGGGAAAATCGGGAGTAAAATCTATTCCGGGCACCGCAGGGTGGTGGATATTGGGTGTGGGCAGGCAGTGATTTTCTCGTGTGGTTTCAGTAAATGTACTGATCTAATGGCACATGGCTATGGAAAGCTCCGTTTCACTTTTGACGTCGTTCGACTGGAAAAGAAAACTAGTGCTGATGAGAGGAAGAGAAAGCACCGTGGCGATCCAAAGGCTCGTTTTATCAATTGTGTCCTCCTCAGATCATTCAGCTGTGTGATTGAGGAAGTCGGCCCTGGTGGAGACCTCTGCGGTTGTTTTCTCGT GCATCGCCCGCCATCTTTTCTGTGA